In Malania oleifera isolate guangnan ecotype guangnan chromosome 8, ASM2987363v1, whole genome shotgun sequence, a single window of DNA contains:
- the LOC131162580 gene encoding uncharacterized protein LOC131162580 codes for MEVLSHMLVKANEGGLLKGLIIEWNNEILVISHLLFANDTIIICYDDLVQILNLICILLGFKAVIGLKENLDKREIIPMGPSDNGPFLAGILGCNLGIFPISYLGLPLGAKFKDKGVWDPIIGSFGRKLAGWKSNYISKGGRFTLIKSSLADLPVSGPCLIEVGSKTVTFGIRATLGGTIMWDKPIRPVGQGGQYLTGVGPKTVTYFMTLFPIPSAISKRLEGIQKRFLWGNTGEEFEYDVVKWGLVKRPMQTEGLKLRSLLTFNKALLGKWLWHV; via the exons ATGGAAGTTTTGAGCCATATGTTAGTCAAAGCCAATGAAGGTGGCCTGCTTAAGGGGCTTATCATCGAATGGAACAACGAGATCCTAGTGATCTCCCACTTGCTTTTTGCAAATGATACTATTATTATTTGCTATGATGACCTTGTCCAAATCCTTAACCTCATATGCATTCTTCTTGGTTTCAAGGCAGTTATAGGTCTAAAGGAGAATTTGGATAAAAGAGAAATCATCCCAATGGGGCCTAGTGATAATGGACCTTTTCTTGCAGGCATCTTAGGCTGTAATCTTGGGATCTTTCCCATTTCTTACCTGGGCCTCCCCCTAGGTGCCAAGTTTAAAGACAAGGGTGTTTGGGATCCCATAATTGGCAGTTTTGGAAGGAAACTAGCTGGATGGAAAAGCAACTATATCTCAAAGGGTGGCAGATTCACGCTCATCAAAAGCAGTTTAGCTGATCTTCCTGTCAGTGGACCATGCCTCATCGAAGTTGGGTCCAAgaccgttacatttggtatcagagccaccctGGGGGGTACTATTATGTGG gacaaacccatAAGGCCAGTGGGCCAAGGTGGGCAATACCTCACCGGAGTTGGGCCTAAGACTGTTACATACTTTATGACTTTGTTCCCCATCCCTAGTGCTATTTCCAAAAGATTGGAAGGGATCCAAAAAAGATTCCTTTGGGGGAACACAGGAGAAGAGTTCGAGTATGATGTTGTAAAATGGGGGCTTGTCAAGCGACCTATGCAAACGGAAGGGCTCAAACTTAGATCCCTCCTCACCTTCAACAAGGCTCTCTTAGGAAAATGGCTGTGGCATGTAtga